In Chaetodon trifascialis isolate fChaTrf1 chromosome 2, fChaTrf1.hap1, whole genome shotgun sequence, one DNA window encodes the following:
- the LOC139342237 gene encoding fibrinogen-like protein 1, giving the protein MGMLRTSVAFVLHLAASLAAPVPCEERVVNLEAEIHGLMNMIKDQHRYIQDLHNSQAQQLEHIPNSHLGPENLYRDCSEVFADGNVASGLYVIRPASSPTALNVYCDMNNGGGWTVFQRRRDGKESFDRAWVEYKHGFGDLYSPDGEFWLGNEPLHYITSQGNYDLRIDMEDFKGDQRYAEYKNFRVDDEKDQYQLHLGEYTGNAGNSLADVHGPPSAGLKWTSPGLDSDGVKFSTYDQQNDGGTGKDDASCIRHSKSGWWFSRCDSGNLNGHYYKGPYQAMTDDGVVWYTWHGWWYSIKSVTMMVRAADLEQPPPIITELPVQLDPSKAASDVIDLPRGP; this is encoded by the exons ATGGGAATGCTAAGGACATCAGTTGCCTTTGTTCTTCACCTGGCTGCCTCTCTGGCG GCCCCTGTGCCATGTGAGGAGAGGGTGGTCAACCTGGAAGCTGAGATCCATGGTCTGATGAACATGATCAAGGACCAGCATCGCTACATCCAGGATCTCCACAACAGCCAGGCCCAGCAGCTGGAGCACATACCCAACTCACACCTAGGCCCTGAGAACCTCTACAGAG ACTGCTCCGAGGTGTTTGCAGATGGCAATGTAGCTAGTGGGTTGTACGTGATTCGTCCAGCCAGCTCTCCCACTGCACTGAATGTCTACTGTGATATGAACAATGGAGGAGGATGGACTGTcttccagaggaggagggatggcaAAGAGAGCTTTGAcag AGCATGGGTGGAGTACAAGCATGGATTTGGAGACCTCTACTCCCCTGATGGAGAATTCTGGCTGGGCAATGAACCTCTACATTATATAACCTCACAag GAAACTACGACCTGCGGATTGACATGGAGGACTTTAAGGGTGATCAGCGCTATGCAGAGTACAAGAACTTCAGAGTGGATGATGAAAAG GACCAGTACCAGTTACATTTGGGAGAGTACACTGGGAATGCAGGCAACTCCCTGGCTGATGTCCATGGCCCTCCTTCTGCTGGGCTGAAGTGGACCAGTCCAGGCTTGGACTCAGATGGGGTCAAATTCAGCACCTATGACCAGCAGAATGATGGCGGCACTGGAAAAGATGATGCCAGTTGTATCAGACACAGCAAGTCAGGCTGGTGGTTTAGCAG GTGTGATTCAGGCAACCTGAACGGTCATTACTACAAAGGACCATACCAAGCCATGACTGATGATGGGGTGGTGTGGTATACATGGCATGGTTGGTGGTACTCCATCAAATCTGTGACCATGATGGTACGAGCTGCTGATCTCGAGCAACCACCACCAATCATCACCGAGTTACCAGTACAACTGGACCCCAGCAAAGCAGCAAGTGATGTCATTGATCTTCCTCGTGGCCCATAG